Proteins encoded together in one Musa acuminata AAA Group cultivar baxijiao chromosome BXJ3-6, Cavendish_Baxijiao_AAA, whole genome shotgun sequence window:
- the LOC135641812 gene encoding zinc-finger homeodomain protein 6-like, whose amino-acid sequence MEFRNLDGDLGLPPPSSPSSSPLVYNPPPIRGSAFSKPILPLSSSLIPSRGGGGCCDTAATGGERNGASFGSSTIPTATEENSSSHSNTRNPDPAPISVLSPAGAGASLPNSIQSAEVKTAVTTVDASVKYKECLRNHAAAIGGHVLDGCGEFMPEGGPSTPEALKCAACGCHRSFHRKDGDTDVNADNSYHHHHHGASHLPLLLPPPHPQSHPYNQQKPFPFGFPSSPPSRAVPLSSAVMAFGGNTCGSGGTTTESSSEERINAGAPTPAIALRKRFRTKFTAEQKEKMLAFAERVGWRIQKQEEAVVEQFCAEVGVRRQVLKVWMHNNKHANTKQQQLQPPPPPVEQDQLQVQQHQEQQ is encoded by the coding sequence ATGGAGTTCAGAAACCTGGATGGTGACTTAGGGttacctcctccctcttccccctcctcctctcccttGGTTTACAATCCTCCTCCCATCAGAGGATCTGCTTTCTCTAAACCCATCCTTCCCCTCTCTTCCTCTCTTATACCctcaagaggaggaggaggttgctGTGACACTGCTGCTACTGGTGGTGAAAGAAATGGTGCTTCTTTTGGGAGCTCCACCATACCAACAGCAACCGAGGAGAATAGTTCTTCCCATTCTAACACAAGAAATCCAGATCCAGCTCCCATCTCTGTCTTGTCTCCAGCTGGAGCTGGTGCAAGTTTGCCCAACTCCATACAGTCCGCCGAAGTTAAGACGGCGGTCACCACAGTTGATGCTTCTGTAAAGTACAAGGAGTGCCTGCGGAACCACGCCGCCGCCATCGGCGGCCACGTCCTCGACGGCTGCGGCGAGTTCATGCCCGAGGGCGGCCCATCCACGCCCGAGGCGCTGAAATGTGCGGCCTGCGGCTGCCACCGGAGCTTCCACCGCAAAGACGGCGACACCGATGTCAATGCCGACAACTcctatcaccaccaccaccatggtGCCTCTCATCTTCCTCTCTTGCTCCCGCCTCCCCACCCGCAGTCCCACCCCTACAACCAGCAGAAGCCGTTCCCCTTCGGCTTCCCCTCGAGCCCGCCGTCGCGGGCGGTCCCGCTATCCTCGGCGGTCATGGCGTTCGGCGGCAACACCTGCGGGAGCGGAGGGACCACGACGGAGTCGTCGAGCGAGGAGCGGATCAACGCGGGGGCACCCACGCCGGCGATCGCACTGAGGAAGCGGTTCCGGACCAAGTTTACGGCGGAGCAGAAGGAGAAGATGCTGGCTTTCGCTGAGAGGGTCGGGTGGCGGATCCAGAAGCAGGAGGAAGCGGTGGTGGAGCAGTTCTGTGCCGAGGTCGGTGTGCGGAGACAAGTCTTGAAGGTCTGGATGCATAACAACAAACACGCAAACAcgaagcagcagcagctgcagccgCCACCGCCGCCCGTAGAGCAGGATCAACTGCAGGTGCAACAGCACCAGGAACAGCAGTAA